The following coding sequences lie in one Miscanthus floridulus cultivar M001 chromosome 9, ASM1932011v1, whole genome shotgun sequence genomic window:
- the LOC136479257 gene encoding receptor-like protein EIX1, which translates to MTSLQVLDLSFNYYDDDYDDGKDRIMTMDLKNLCNLEVLNLDLSHLYGDVAELFRNLPRCSPNKLQELDLGWNNLTGMLPRWIGQFMSLVVLNLGWNYITRHDPYEIGKLSNLTDLDLYTIKLDGTITEEHFASARSLQYIDLSNNALKIEISSDWQPPSTLEYVSFASCQMGPLFPGWLQWNVNITHLDISSAGIADRIPQWFSDVFSNVWFMDISNNQLNRTLPADMGSMSLLQLYLSSNKLTGQIPTLPQNLTWLDLSNNLLLGLTGHSAIGSANLRQLSLFSNRLAGHIPESFCKFQRLGVLDLSNNFLEGELPSCLRVMEFMKFVALSNNSLSGKFPSFLQKLTNVKFLDLSQNKFSGRLPMWIGS; encoded by the coding sequence ATGACATCCCTGCAAGTCCTTGATctttcatttaattattatgatGATGACTATGACGATGGGAAGGACCGCATCATGACCATGGATCTGAAGAATCTATGCAATTTGGAGGTTCTCAACCTTGATTTGTCTCACTTATATGGCGACGTAGCTGAGCTGTTTAGGAATCTACCTCGATGTTCACCCAACAAATTGCAAGAATTGGACCTCGGTTGGAACAATTTAACTGGGATGTTACCAAGATGGATAGGGCAATTCATGAGCTTGGTTGTTCTGAATCTAGGTTGGAACTACATCACACGACATGATCCATATGAGATTGGTAAGCTTAGTAATCTAACCGATCTGGATCTATATACAATTAAACTGGATGGCACGATAACTGAGGAACACTTTGCTAGTGCAAGGAGCTTGCAATATATAGACTTGTCAAATAATGCCCTCAAGATTGAGATCAGCTCGGACTGGCAACCACCATCTACATTAGAGTATGTATCCTTTGCATCCTGCCAGATGGGCCCACTATTTCCTGGGTGGCTTCAGTGGAATGTGAACATCACCCATCTTGATATATCGAGTGCAGGTATAGCTGATAGGATTCCACAATGGTTCTCCGATGTCTTTTCAAATGTTTGGTTCATGGACATCTCCAACAATCAACTCAACAGAACTTTGCCGGCTGATATGGGCTCCATGTCACTTCTACAACTCTACCTCAGTTCAAACAAATTAACTGGTCAGATACCCACGCTGCCACAAAACTTAACGTGGTTGGACTTATCCAATAACTTGTTGTTAGGACTCACTGGTCACTCTGCTATTGGATCCGCCAatctaagacagctttctctgtTCTCCAACCGCCTCGCTGGTCATATTCCTGAATCCTTTTGTAAATTTCAGAGACTGGGTGTTTTGGACTTATCCAACAATTTTTTGGAGGGAGAACTCCCGTCATGCCTCAGGGTAATGGAATTTATGAAATTTGTAGCCTTAAGTAACAATAGTTTGTCAGGAAAGTTCCCGTCTTTTCTGCAAAAATTGACAAATGTGAAGTTCCTAGATTTGTCTCAGAACAAATTCTCTGGAAGATTGCCAATGTGGATTGGAAGTTAA